The window TCGTCGCACCCTCGGCCCTGAAGTCTGCTAGAATATCGAGCGAGTATTCCCCGAGCCCGACCACGACGCCCAACGCCTACATACAGTCCAGGTTCGTCATCATGGTTGTGTGCTCGGTTCCTTCATGCGTCCccccgcctcgccctcttgccggtgccgtcgccgtcagctTCCTCCAGCTTCCGCTTCCCGTTCGATCCGGCTTGCGACTGGCCCGCATGCCCCATAGCCCGGGCAAAGGCGGCCAGAATTCGAGCATAttccagctcgacgccggtcAGCGTCTCGCGCAGCTTCTCGATGCGCTCGGAGGGCTCGATTTGAGAGAGAGCATCCTTGTTGTGTCGATACAGCCGCTGCTTGACTATCAACTTCCAAAGTCGAGCCTGGTGCTGGTCGGCTTTCGTCGGCTGCGGAAGGACTTCGTCCAGGTCCAAGTTCGGCTGCACGGATCGAGGCAACTGAGACATGAGATACATCTCGAGGACTCTGGCGAACTGTCGTGGCGCAATCTTGACCTTTTTCCGCACATCCTCGAGGGTCTCTTCGCCAACGATTAGGCTCGGCACCGTGCCAAATTTCGGTATCGACACCGACTGGTCCAAGCGCAACGCGCGGAATTCGGGAACGGCCCGGAGGAATGCAAGATCGCAAATATCTCGGAGATCGTCAAAGGACTCGCTCGGGTTCTCCACAGTAAACTCAAACGTCTGATGGTGTCTCTGGTAGTGGTCGAAAATGGTCTTGTACAGGCGATGTCCGTTGCCCCTACCCTGGAAGGGGGGCAAGATGACGAACTGGGAAAGTCTCGTTCTGCAAGGAAGCTCCGCCATGTCCAAGTCCCCTTTGGGCAACTCCCAATCCCCTCGAGGAGACTTGGAGGGTGAAGTGGGCTGGAGGTAGAAAAACCGGTACACGGTCGAATAGCCAACGAACACGTACGACTTCTTCTCGGCGTCCTCAGCGGATTGCTGCGTCTTGTAGAGAAAGAAGGCGGTCCATCGATCGGCGTCGGGGATGCTGACatccgacgaggatgactcTTGATCCTGTCCAATGTAACTTCCTCCTTCGATGAAAAGCGGGACAAGTATCTGAACACGGTTGTTGAGCTGCTTGACGGCGCCATCTTGAAGGCTGCCTCTCCAAATCTCGTATCTGTCATTCCCGTCGTTGATCGTTGCCTCAAGCTCACCAGGCGGGTGCcagtcgtcgccgagctggatCGAGCTGTCCTCGAAGTCGGACGCCTTCACAAAGGCAACTAAGCGGCGTTAGCAATCGGGGCGAAGCCGGGAGACTTATGCCAGAGCGAACCTTTGGGCAGATGATGGCCCTCGTCCAGCACAGCCACCACATCGACAGGCTCTTCAACTCCGGGTGACGGCTTCAGTTtcttgctgtaggtgtgaCGCAAGTGCGGTCGCATGTCGCTGGCGCGGAAGCGCAAGGCGATCTTGAGGTCCTTGTAGCCAAAGATCttctcgtcatcgccgaagATGGAGTAGGTGAATCTGGGATGAAAGGTCGCCACGGTTGTGACTCCAGACGATGTGGGCGAGACGAGGCTGATGGAGAGTGCTTCGTTTGAATCCTCAAACCCTGCGCGATCAACCAGTCAGTCACGCAGCTACACCTCAGTAGCTTGATCGGGGGGCCGTGGAGGGGCGGTTTTACACTCTTGGAGATCCGTCACGGAAGACATGGCCAGATGCTCTCCCAGGAGAGTCGTTCTGCTTCAAACCGCAGATGCCTCTGAGCTTTGGTTCAGAAAATGCACGAAGTGCtgtgatggtgatggcagTTTGGGGGGGGTCAGAACGGTATTCTGCGGTGGTTGTAGAGAGGATACGTTCACAACGCGAGAGGAAAGTTGCCGCGTTCTTCTTACGCGACTCACTTTAAGGAGCAGAGGAGCCAGCCAACTAGTTGCTACGTaggtacccaagtacagtactgtaccatagtactgtaagtaagtactaagtatagTTCCTGGTATGGCTGataagtaataagtacttactgtacctgtaaaccacacatgtaagtaagtgcagcGCATGTAGGTCCTTGTACCTAGTTGTAGAcatgcaactacagtacatgtccccctaaatgtacagtacttaagtagtacctacttagaaTACATCAAATTCCTATTCCTAAaggtacttgtaattacaagcAGGCCTTGCACATATTGGCACCTAGTACTTATTAATAAgggctactccgtacagtagttaCAGTAAGGTCAATTACTGCacgaagtacttgcggaTTGCAatggacatgtactgtacttaagtacaagcacgatcACTTCGTACCTGGAGTGTGTAGCCAtgaggtacttacttgtacaagtcatcctgtatgtacaagtaggtacggagtattaaggcacaagtactccgtactccgtgcaagcaCTCtcacatgtaagtactgtacttacagtacagtagttgtacttgtataccATGTTCGACCCCACAATCCACGCGCCCCAACCCAACTGGCGTCATCCCCTggaagcacggagtactccgtacctacccagtattaatacagtacctagtaagtactccgtacagtaagtacaacaaCCAAGTTCAGTAGTGTACTGTATACTCCGCATACTCGGCTGCGTTCACCCTACACATCGGCCGCAACTCAGACCTACCCTTCTACTACTACACGAACAATTCTACTCCACGGCTGGCCCCAACCTGTTTGTTCCAACTTCTCCTCCATCTCCCTCAAGGTACCGGCATCCTTCGTACACGACCGCGGCGAGCGCTCGGATGGCTTCCATAGCTGGAAGCTCACCATGGCGCACATCATGAGAGCTGCCACACCGGTCGGCTCAACCATCTTCGCCATCTTTGCCCTTCTCGCCatctccctcgtcgtcctcctaATCTTGCGCCATTACCTCCCACTGCGAACAACGCCTGCGTTCTATCTCGTTCCCATATTCTTTGCTCTCTGGCTCCCCTCGATCGTCATCATCCTTGTCCCCATCGATCTTGCGTCGAGCGCCGCCACCGATGACGAGGCCACGAGAGGCGTGTGGCTGCCAGAGCGAGTGGTCTTGGTGTCATGGAGGATCACGTACTGGCTGATATTCGCCCTGACATGGTGCGCCCCCTTTCTATCTGTTCTTCCGTGCCGCTAACCCATCGATCCCAGGTTTCTCCTCCCCATCCTCGGCGAATACTCGGATGCCGGCTATCACGACCCCAACAAGAAGCTCACGTACTCTCTCCGACAGAATGCACAATTCTACACTATATGTgccgcggccggcgtcgtcggcatcgcctaCATCGCCATCGTGTACCAACTCACATTTGAATCCCTCAAGGCCCTCATCATGGCCCTCGCCTACTGCTGGGGCCTGTTTCTCGCCGTTTACCTGATGGGACACGGCTTGGTGTCGATCCCCAGGCAGTTGATTCGCGGCGCGAGCATCAGCGGGAGATTACGGAGGCTGCAGACCATGGCACCCAAGGTCCATGAGCAGGTGGGGGATTCTCTCATTACCCTGGAAGAGATTGAGGCCCAAGTCCACGAGCTTGGTCGCCGGAAGACTGGCAGCGCCGTGGGCTTCCAGGACTGGATTGAGGAGCTGCAAGATATGGCCGGCATATCCGCCAACCAGCATCCATCCTCCGCTGTCAGGATTGACTCGCGCGATTCCACTGTACCGACCGTCATCACCGAAATGTATCTGGCCGATCTGACGAGACGGCTCGTTCGCGCACGCCACGCCCGGTCTCGATACGCGGACGAATGGAACCGTCTCACCCGAGATGCCGCCAGGGCGCAGGCGATATTGGACTCGGCTGCTTCCAAAACTCTTGACTTTGGCAATACCTCGCCGCATTCTGGAGGCTGGGGCAGGGTCAATATCCTAACACCCTACACACGGTTCCTCTGCTACTACTACATCTTGCCATACGGACAGCTGCTGTTGGGCATGCTTcttgccgtcgcctctgTCTGCATCATATGGTCCGAGTTCGTCAAGTTCACATTTCCGAAGCTGTCCATTGTTCGGCTCAGCGTCGTCCACCATTGGGTTGGTGACAAGGCCCAAGTCGGGTTCGCCGGCCAGATGATATCGGCTTGCTGGATCTGCTACATGTGCGCGGCCGCGCTCACTTCCATGACA of the Drechmeria coniospora strain ARSEF 6962 chromosome 01, whole genome shotgun sequence genome contains:
- a CDS encoding histone acetyltransferase type b catalytic subunit, with amino-acid sequence MSSVTDLQEWFEDSNEALSISLVSPTSSGVTTVATFHPRFTYSIFGDDEKIFGYKDLKIALRFRASDMRPHLRHTYSKKLKPSPGVEEPVDVVAVLDEGHHLPKVAFVKASDFEDSSIQLGDDWHPPGELEATINDGNDRYEIWRGSLQDGAVKQLNNRVQILVPLFIEGGSYIGQDQESSSSDVSIPDADRWTAFFLYKTQQSAEDAEKKSYVFVGYSTVYRFFYLQPTSPSKSPRGDWELPKGDLDMAELPCRTRLSQFVILPPFQGRGNGHRLYKTIFDHYQRHHQTFEFTVENPSESFDDLRDICDLAFLRAVPEFRALRLDQSVSIPKFGTVPSLIVGEETLEDVRKKVKIAPRQFARVLEMYLMSQLPRSVQPNLDLDEVLPQPTKADQHQARLWKLIVKQRLYRHNKDALSQIEPSERIEKLRETLTGVELEYARILAAFARAMGHAGQSQAGSNGKRKLEEADGDGTGKRARRGDA